In a genomic window of Bemisia tabaci chromosome 1, PGI_BMITA_v3:
- the Jra gene encoding transcription factor Jun, which produces MVHQSVESKMEMTFYEEQPFPQPQRMPHGDMNVLKRTLTLDLNKANNGGKRQKLLTNQSVLSSPDIKKLKFSDGELEKFIISQASLTGSNTLITPTPTTTAILCTRGTEEQEMYVQGFQEALNALRNSDSNQSADTQMVELPRSSSNSSSSSSSNLYMALDSSYNPLTSSASNFPPNFSNVVIKDEPQMVPSLGSTPPHSPIDMESQEKIKLERKRQRNRLAASKCRRRKLERIAKLEDKVKLLKGENSELSTMVNRLKDRITHLKKELIVHMQHGCWKDEYISIK; this is translated from the coding sequence ATGGTGCACCAGTCAGTTGAATCTAAAATGGAAATGACTTTTTATGAAGAACAACCTTTTCCTCAGCCTCAGAGAATGCCTCATGGGGATATGAATGTTTTGAAACGTACGTTAACTTTGGATCTTAACAAAGCCAACAATGGAGGTAAAAGACAGAAGTTACTTACAAACCAATCAGTTCTTTCATCTCCTGACATAAAGAAGCTCAAATTCAGTGATGGCGAGTTGGAAAAGTTTATCATATCTCAAGCATCCCTCACTGGCTCAAATACATTAATTACTCCCACACCAACTACGACCGCTATCTTGTGCACTCGAGGTACGGAGGAGCAAGAAATGTACGTTCAAGGTTTCCAAGAAGCTCTCAACGCCTTACGTAATAGTGACTCCAATCAAAGTGCTGACACGCAAATGGTCGAATTACCTAGAAGTAGTTCCAACAGTAGCAGTAGCAGTTCCAGCAATCTTTACATGGCTTTAGATTCTAGTTACAATCCTTTAACATCGTCAGCTTCTAATTTCCCCCCCAATTTCTCCAATGTAGTAATCAAGGATGAACCACAGATGGTGCCTAGTTTAGGATCAACTCCACCTCATTCTCCAATTGACATGGAGTCccaagagaaaattaaattagaaaGGAAGCGCCAGCGAAATCGTTTAGCAGCATCAAAGTGTCGTCGGAGGAAGTTGGAGCGCATAGCTAAGCTAGAAGACAAAGTGAAGTTGCTGAAAGGTGAAAATTCTGAATTAAGTACAATGGTTAATAGGTTAAAAGACAGGATTACACATCTGAAAAAGGAATTAATAGTGCACATGCAGCATGGATGCTGGAAAGATGAGTACATCAGTATCAAGTGA
- the LOC109035561 gene encoding peptidylprolyl isomerase domain and WD repeat-containing protein 1: MSEKRSLEDEDSGSDSDEVIGPSLQDAVIQPQKKKKVLEHEQLYLRNLPSAESYEKSFMHRDTITHIIVTKTEFIITGSSDGHIKFWKKMESLIEFVKHFRGHLGAITDMAVNYNGTLFCSVATDKAIKIFDVINFDMINMIKIDFVPQCAEWTHSLGDPVFTLAVADSESNKIYIYDGRGCNTPLHVFEKLHTKPVNIIKYNPVFEVSLSADKAGVIEYWSGSKGDYSFPKCVNFESKLDTDLFEFVRHKTFPSSLCFTPDGLKFATISCDRKIRVFLFKTGKLSLVLDESLQRFTELQQSKQQLPNMEFGRRMALERELEKTGALNLNNLTFDESGYFLLYPTMLGIKVVNVYTHRCVRMIGKPENLRALKIAIYQGRPKKSKAAITIEMEASENPTLEAVESDPTLFCTAYKKSRFYIFTRREPDDIKSVEADRDVFNEKPSKEDIISATEASGIQKLFENAIIHTTMGDVHMKLFTECPKTVENFCTHSKSGYYNGHIFHRVIKGFMIQTGDPTGTGTGGESIWGHEFEDEFRPALRHDRPYTVSMANAGPGTNGSQFFITLTPTPWLDNKHTVFGRVTKGMEVVQNISNVKTNSKTDKPYDDVQIISITVK; this comes from the exons ATGTCTGAGAAGCGAAGTTTGGAGGATGAAGACTCCGGCTCGGATTCGGATGAAGTGATCGGGCCCTCATTGCAGGATGCTGTCATCCAACctcagaagaaaaagaaag TATTGGAACATGAGCAACTTTACTTGAGAAATCTCCCATCTGCAGAATCCTATGAGAAAAGCTTCATGCATAGAGACACCATTACGCACATTATCGTCACAAA AACAGAATTTATCATAACTGGCAGCTCGGATGGGCatatcaaattttggaaaaaaatggaatCTTTAATCgaatttgtaaaacattttcgaGGGCATCTTGGAGCTATCACTGACATGGCTGTCAACTATAATGGTACCCTTTTCTGTTCTGTAGCTACTGACAaagcaatcaaaatttttgacgtcatcaatTTTG ACATGATCAACATGATCAAAATAGATTTCGTTCCTCAATGTGCTGAATGGACTCATTCATTGGGTGATCCCGTTTTCACCTTAGCTGT AGCTGATTCAGAATCgaataaaatttacatttatgaTGGTCGAGGTTGTAATACTCCCCTTCatgtatttgaaaaattgcacacAAAACCAGTCAACATTATTAAA tataatcCAGTATTTGAAGTGTCATTGTCAGCTGACAAAGCAGGTGTCATTGAATATTGGAGCGGTTCAAAAGGAGATTACTCATTCCCTAAATGTgtgaattttgagtcaaaattaGACACAGATTTATTTGAATTTGTGCGACACAAAACATTTCCCTCCAGTCTCTGTTTTACCCCTGATGGTCTTAAATTTGCGACAATATCATGTGATAGAAAA ATTAgagtttttttgtttaaaacggGTAAATTAAGTTTAGTCCTAGACGAAAGTTTGCAAAGGTTCACTGAATTGCAGCAGTCCAAACAACAACTTCCTAATATGGAATTTGGACGGCG gATGGCACTAGAAAGGGAGTTAGAAAAAACTGGAGCATTGAATCTGAATAATTTAACTTTTGATGAAAGTGGttattttttactgtatccTACAATGCTAGGCATTAAAGTAGTTAACGTCTATACTCATCGTTGTGTTAGAATGATTGGAAAACCCGAGAACTTACGAGCTTTGAAAATTGCAATCTATCAG GGTcgtccaaaaaaatcaaaagcagCTATCACCATAGAAATGGAAGCCTCTGAAAATCCTACTCTTGAAGCAGTCGAATCAGATCCCACTCTTTTCTGTACAGCGTATAAAAAAAgcagattttacatttttacaag ACGAGAACCAGATGACATTAAAAGTGTTGAAGCTGACAGAGATGTTTTCAACGAGAAACCGTCAAAAGAAGACATCATTTCTGCTACAGAGGCTTCTG gaatccaaaaattgtttgaaaatgcCATTATTCACACTACCATGGGCGATGTTCATATGAAATTATTCACTGAATGTCCGAAGACTGTCGAGAATTTTTGCACTCATAGTAAAAGTGGATACTACAATGGTCACATTTTTCATCGCGTTATCAAAGGCTTCATGATTCAGACTGGAGATCCAACAG GAACTGGAACAGGAGGTGAGAGTATTTGGGGACATGAATTTGAAGATGAGTTCAGACCTGCATTACGCCATGATCGCCCGTATACAGTTAGTATGGCAAATGCAGGGCCTGGTACTAATGGAAGTCAATTCTTTATCACTCTTACTCCCACG CCATGGCTGGACAATAAACATACCGTATTTGGACGTGTCACTAAAGGAATGGAGGTTGTTCAAAACATCAGCAATGTGAAGACCAACTCTAAGACGGACAAACCGTATGATGACGTACAAATTATCAGCATAACTGTCAAATAA